A genome region from Magnolia sinica isolate HGM2019 chromosome 8, MsV1, whole genome shotgun sequence includes the following:
- the LOC131253060 gene encoding uncharacterized protein At4g19900-like, which translates to MKLKKPLIKASKISSLLSLDSPVLRDESSPSHLLFSIIQIPFLSLLSFMSFPHHEKKSLCIMFKFSSLFSTLSLAAFLLLLLLTISAFSNFSLHSVAFRSKRPTWVFPSDKARVQFKSKSSPAVLLSVEEEVWENYVQDPGPVLPPINVTIEKRIKWFIDNINEFKIIRSNGLTRKFAVRAQEFFDDGCDARFFMTWISPVILFGHREFLALESLFKAHRFGCLMILSTTMDSRRGSQVLKPLVDAGFRVIAVTPDLPFLLRNTPAGAWFNELKKGNVDPGEIPLAQNLSNLLRLAVLYKYGGIYLDTDFIVMKKLTALRNSIGAQAIDAETGNWSRLNNAVLIFDKQHPLLFKFIDEFSLTFNGNKWGHNGPYLVSRVVARVAKRPGYNFNVLPPMAFYPVDWTKIGGLFKRPENPATSRWVAAKLLQLSGETYAIHLWNRQSNNLKIEEGSVMGRLISDHCLFYLANCCFFQTRIMKNMRQQRKREKPTRSKRYTEISGS; encoded by the exons ATGAAGTTGAAAAAACCTTTAATAAAAGCCTCCAAAATCTCCTCACTTCTTTCCTTAGATTCTCCCGTTCTCCGCGATGAATCCTCTCCTTCCCATCTCTTATTTTCTATAATTCAAATCCCATTTCTGTCTCTTCTCTCTTTCATGTCTTTTCCCCACCATGAGAAGAAGAGTCTCTGCATCATGTTCAAATTCTCCTCCCTCTTCTCCACCTTATCTCTTGCAgctttccttctccttctcctcctcaCCATCAGTGCTTTCTCCAATTTCTCACTCCACTCCGTCGCCTTCCGATCGAAAAGACCCACTTGGGTTTTCCCCTCCGATAAGGCCCGGGTACAGTTCAAATCGAAGTCTTCGCCTGCAGTGCTGCTTTCTGTAGAAGAAGAGGTCTGGGAGAATTATGTCCAAGACCCAGGTCCAGTTCTTCCTCCCATTAATGTCACAATTGAGAAGAGGATCAAATGGTTCATAGATAACATTAATGAATTCAAGATTATTCGATCGAATGGGTTGACCCGGAAATTTGCAGTGAGGGCTCAGGAATTCTTTGATGATGGGTGTGACGCCCGGTTCTTCATGACATGGATTTCACCAGTGATACTGTTTGGGCATCGGGAATTCCTCGCCTTGGAGAGCCTCTTCAAAGCTCATCGTTTCGGGTGTTTGATGATTCTTTCGACGACAATGGATTCCCGGCGTGGGAGCCAGGTCTTGAAACCTCTGGTGGATGCTGGTTTCAGAGTGATAGCAGTCACACCAGACTTGCCATTTCTGCTCAGAAACACGCCAGCAGGGGCCTGGTTTAATGAGCTGAAGAAGGGGAATGTTGATCCAGGCGAGATTCCATTAGCTCAGAATCTATCCAATCTGCTACGACTTGCAGTCCTATATAAATATGGTGGCATTTACTTGGACACTGATTTTATAGTGATGAAGAAGTTAACAGCTTTGAGGAACTCGATCGGGGCCCAGGCCATCGATGCAGAGACTGGGAATTGGAGCCGTCTGAACAACGCCGTCCTGATTTTTGATAAGCAGCATCCTCTCCTGTTCAAATTCATTGATGAATTCTCACTCACTTTCAATGGAAACAAATGGGGCCATAACGGGCCGTATCTGGTTTCAAGGGTGGTCGCAAGAGTAGCCAAGAGGCCTGGATATAACTTCAATGTCTTGCCACCGATGGCCTTCTATCCAGTAGATTGGACTAAGATAGGTGGGTTGTTCAAGAGGCCGGAGAATCCGGCTACGTCGAGATGGGTTGCTGCGAAGCTGCTTCAACTGAGTGGAGAGACCTACGCGATTCACCTATGGAACCGACAGAGCAACAACTTGAAAATCGAAGAAGGGAGTGTCATGGGCAGACTCATATCAGATCACTGTCTCTTTT ATCTAGCAAACTGCTGCTTTTTCCAGACGAGGATAATGAAGAACATGAGGCagcagaggaagagagagaagccAACGAGGAGCAAGAGATATACAGAGATTTCTGGTAGTTGA